In Synergistaceae bacterium, a genomic segment contains:
- a CDS encoding 2-isopropylmalate synthase, producing the protein MINHVRIFDTTLRDGEQAARINLNKGEKLQIARQLARLRVDVIEAGFPASSPGDFESVQAIARDIRGPIIAGLARTRAEDIKAAAEALKNAKHPRIHTFIATSPIHMEYKLKLDKEGVLSEVRNGVTLARSFVKDVEFSAEDASRSDINFLVEVYKTAIACGATTLNIPDTVGYAQPDEFYTFVKRVITEVNSDKDVIWSVHCHNDLGLGVANSLAAVRAGARQVECTINGLGERAGNASMEEIVMAMETRTDQYPVKTLIDTTKLYSTSKLVSHLTGVMVQPNKAIVGVNAFAHEAGIHQHGMLCNKATYEIMTPESVGAPSSDLVLGKHSGRHAFKDKVESIGYQLSNEELETGFAYFKELCDKKKDVSDGDIEALILDRVLSFIPEKTYVLKDYAVYVGTGSKPTASVTLTSGDIEHTEASVGNGPVDAAYNAIKKILGFSPQLKGFRIGATSEHSDALGETRVVLHHGGVQSQGRGTSTDVIESSIRAYVDALNRLYATAAAREIKLDA; encoded by the coding sequence ATGATTAATCACGTACGTATTTTTGACACAACGCTTCGAGACGGAGAACAAGCTGCAAGAATCAATCTGAATAAGGGAGAGAAACTACAAATCGCCCGACAGCTTGCACGACTTAGAGTTGATGTCATTGAAGCTGGCTTCCCTGCATCATCACCAGGTGATTTTGAATCTGTACAGGCAATAGCCCGTGATATAAGAGGTCCAATTATTGCAGGACTTGCTAGAACGAGGGCTGAAGATATCAAGGCTGCCGCCGAAGCACTAAAAAATGCGAAACATCCTCGAATACATACCTTTATTGCTACCAGTCCTATTCACATGGAGTATAAACTCAAGTTGGATAAGGAGGGTGTGCTTTCAGAAGTCCGTAACGGGGTAACGCTTGCTCGCTCCTTCGTAAAAGATGTGGAGTTCTCTGCTGAAGATGCAAGCAGATCTGATATTAATTTCTTAGTTGAAGTGTACAAAACAGCGATTGCTTGCGGCGCTACGACATTAAATATTCCTGATACTGTCGGATATGCTCAGCCTGACGAGTTTTATACTTTTGTAAAAAGAGTTATCACAGAAGTAAACTCGGACAAAGACGTTATATGGTCTGTACACTGCCATAACGATTTGGGCTTGGGAGTTGCAAACTCTCTTGCTGCAGTAAGAGCAGGTGCAAGACAGGTTGAGTGCACTATTAACGGGCTTGGAGAACGCGCCGGGAACGCTTCCATGGAAGAAATTGTCATGGCTATGGAAACAAGAACCGACCAATATCCGGTAAAAACTTTGATTGACACCACTAAACTCTACAGCACAAGCAAACTGGTATCGCATTTAACCGGTGTTATGGTCCAGCCCAACAAAGCTATAGTCGGCGTAAACGCATTCGCTCACGAAGCAGGAATACATCAGCATGGGATGTTATGCAATAAAGCAACATACGAAATTATGACGCCTGAATCTGTCGGTGCACCTTCATCCGATTTGGTTTTGGGAAAACATTCCGGTAGACATGCTTTTAAAGATAAAGTAGAAAGTATAGGATACCAATTATCGAATGAAGAATTAGAAACAGGGTTTGCTTACTTTAAAGAGCTTTGCGATAAGAAAAAAGACGTTAGCGATGGGGACATAGAAGCCCTAATTCTTGATAGGGTTTTATCTTTTATACCTGAAAAGACATATGTTCTTAAAGATTATGCCGTTTATGTGGGAACTGGGAGTAAGCCGACAGCAAGCGTTACTTTAACATCCGGAGATATTGAACACACTGAAGCTTCTGTCGGGAACGGCCCTGTTGATGCTGCCTATAATGCAATTAAGAAAATATTAGGCTTCTCTCCCCAACTTAAAGGATTTAGGATCGGTGCAACTAGCGAACATTCTGATGCTCTGGGCGAAACCAGAGTCGTCCTCCATCACGGTGGAGTCCAATCACAAGGAAGAGGAACTAGTACCGACGTAATAG